AACCACGCTCTAGGAGCTTGCTTCAAACCGTAAATAGCCTTATTAAGCTTGCAGACATACTCTGATTTCTCTGGATCTTCAAATCCTGGTGGTTGTTTCATATACACAGTCTCTTGGAGATCACcatgcaggaaagcattctgaACATCAAGCTGTTTTATCTTCCATCTCTTTGTAACAGCAACATGTAAGATAGTTCTGATAGTTGCCGTGCGAACCACTGGACTATATGTCTCCAAGTAATCGATACCCTCTTCTTGTTCATTACCTCTTGCAACTATACGAGACCTCAACTTCAGTACAGACCCATCAGCATTCAGCTTGGTCTTGAAAATCCAACCGCAACTTACAGGATTTTGATCATCCGCAGGTGGCACCAGAGACCAAGTATTTGTCTCATACATGTTTCCTATTTCTTCTTTACATGACTTAGTCCATCCCGGGTGCTTCAAAGCTTGCTTTATTGTCTTTGGTTCAGCAAACTCATCTTTCACAGTGATCATAGCATAGCGAGGGTTTGGCTTCACAATACCAGACCGTGCTCTAGTTGTCATAGTGTGCTGAGGTTGTTGAACAGGTGCTACCTCTTGATGCTGAACAACTTCAGGAGATCCATTTGACTGATTACTTTCATTATCTGAAGAGCTAGATGACTCATCAGCATTGTTGATCTCGTTCAGGTTCTGTGGCAAAAGCTGATTCACCTGATCAACCTGTGTGACACTTCTGCTGGGAAACTCTTCAGGCACTGAGCTTCTTAAGTCACTTGACTTCGTTTCAGACACTTGTTGCACATTAGATAAACGCCATGCATTGAGAAGAGGAGAGTCTGTTTCTTTATGATACTGACTGTACGTATCAGCAAACGGGAAGCTTGATTCTTCAAATAGGACATGCCGACTTATAAACACACGACCAGTAGGTGGATGTAGACACCTATACCCCTTATACTTCTCATTGTAACCAAGAAACACACACATCAACGACTTGGGATCCATCTTGTTCTTCATATAAGGTCTCAAATATGGAAAACATCGACATCCAAACACACGGAGAGCTGTGTAGATTGGTGTTGTTCCATGTAGAACTTCAAAAGCGCTCTTCTGGTCTGGAAGAACAGAAGAAGGCAGCAAGTTTCCTAAAAATGCGGTAGTGAAGAATGCCTCAACCCACATCTGAAGTGGAACTTTGCTGTTGTACAGCATGGTCAAGCCTAGCTCAGTTATATGACGATGCTTTCTTTCCGAAATCCCATTCTGTTGAGGTGTGTGCGGACAGGAAACTAGCTGTTTGATACCACACTGAGACAGATGATTTAGAAAGGCTCTGCTGATAAATTCTCCACCACCATCACACTGAAACTGCAAGATCTTCTGTTGACACTGGTTCTCAACCATAGTTTGAAAGCGAAGAAACACCGAGAAGAAATCAGACTTTTGCTTTAAAGGATAGAACCATGTAAACCTTGATTTATTGTCAACGAAGATTACATGATACTTAAACCCTTGTGAAGAAACAACAGGACTGGGACCCCATAGATCACAGTGTATCCTCTCCAATGGTCTAGATGAAACAGTTTCAGAAACTAAAAACGGAAGTTTACTACTCTTTCCTACTTGACAAGCATCGCAGAAAGTCTTTGAGCTCGCCTTATTGATGATAATAGCCTTCATTCTGGACAGTTGTTGAAGGATTTCCTTGTGAGGATGACCCAACCTTTGATGCCACACCTCATCACTTGTAGCTTGCTGCCGGTTAGAGTAATAAGCTTGAAACCTCGCATCCTTGAACATATACAGATCCTTAAGTCTGCTGCCTTGTGTTATCACTGCCTTTGTTACCTTGTCCTTTACAAACACATGATCAGAATCAAAGGTGAACTCACAAGGATAGTCTTTTGTTAACTTAGAAACAGACAGAAGATTCCTTGTGATTTCAGGACAAACCAAAACATCATCTAAAGGAAGCATTGTACCTTGAGTAGTATGAAGAGCAACAGAGCCTTTGTGTGTGATAGGGAGGAAATCACCATTACCCACTATCACCTGATCATTACCGATGTATGGCTCTGAGGAGTGAAGCTGAGAGGCGTTGTTGGTGATGTGTGCTGATGCCGCTGAATCTGGATACCATTCCTGACCAGATAACTGATGCTGATCCGAGATCTTCATAGTTGTTAAAGCATTGTGGACAGTATCGGAGACTTGATAGTCTTGGTCAAACCGGTTGTAACATTTTGCTGCAGAGTGACCATACCGCCCACAAATCTGACATGTAGGTCTTGTGTTGGAGCCAGTTGCACCCGAAAACTGCTGCTGAAATCCCCTTCCACGAGTTGAGTACGAACCGGAACTCCTTCCTCTGTAACCACCTCTGTTACCACGGCCACGTGAAGAGTAGCCACGACCAGTGTGGAAAGCAAGGTGAGGGCTCACTTCAGGAGGTTGATTCTGGATCTTCAGTTTATCATCAAATGTAGTAAGCTTGAAAACCGCATCTTCGAAGCTCAGCTGTGTGACTGAGTCCATTGAGTGCTCAATAACAGTGCATATGGACTCATACTCTTTTCCCAAGCCACTGAGAGCCCCATATATCATTTCTTGCTCTGAAATAGGACAGCCGATAGAGTGAAGCTGGTCACACACCGCCTTGACTTCCCCGAGATACTCAGTCATACTCTTTTGCTGCTTTGACATCGCTTGGAGCTTACGTTGTAGATCCAGCTTTCTTGTCGCAGACACACGATTATACTTCTGAGCAAGGGAGATCCAAACTTCTTGAGCAGAGTGGAGACCGTAAACAGACCTCAGGGCATCTTCAGTGAGAGAACCAAACAGCCATGACATGACCAGCTGATCACGACGCATCCATTTGGCAAACTCAGGATTTGCTGCTTCAGTGACGAGTTCACCGTCTTGAGTTGTCACAGTGGGTAGGGGACGAGGGGTTGAGCCGTCGATGTATCCAAGCAAAGACTGGCTAGAAAGAAACGACTCGAACTGTGTCTTCCACAAAAGGTAGTTTGTGGAGGACAGCTTCAGAGTAACGCATTGAGAAATGCTTAGAGACGGAACGGAGAGCGTGTTTGTGGTTTCTtccatggctctgataccatgaaagttaCACAGAGACTGACGAAGAAGAtagcttttattttattaatgcttTTCAACTTAGGAAAACAAATACAGAGCTGATGTTCTTTTATACACAAAATCCGATCTTATCCTCAAGCTGTCATCAGCCAATGATTGCGCATGACTCCAAACACCCAAATCTGTTGGAGGTAAAGATTCCCTTAGCTGTCATCTTCGTACTCTCTTGGTGGCAAGGTAGTTTGTTGCTCCTTTGACTGTGAGTAGCGACAAGAGCCTTAACGGCTAGAACTGGCACATCATCATCCAAACCTTCTGAAAGAGCATGAGTCTTTGTCTTGCCAAAACCTTCCGAGTGAGTCGGAGTCTTTGCCTTTCCAAGACCCTCTGCTTGAGTCACAGCGTTTGGTACACTTGAGTTAATAGATGCAGGTTCAAGCCATGTCTTTGGCTTCTCAAGCTCTTGATATTTTTGATGTCGTTGACTGTAAATCCATTGCTGGCCACATCAAGAAGGTTAAATACATTGTTACCACAAGCCTCATGGTTAAAATCTTCATACTCAAATGACTTCAATCCTAGTTTGACAATTTGTAGCCGTCTCATTGTTAATATCTTGATGGACATGTAGAAATATTTTATAGGACCCAAATGAATATTTTGGTTGTATTAGCTTCACATCATCCATCATCTATAGTTAATTAGAcggttttatgttttgtaatgaATTCAGGAGTTTGATGAAAGATATGGGAGTGGATGGCAATGTGTGGTGGGATCAAACTTTGGGTGTTTCTTCACACATTCTAAAGGGACATTCATCTATTTTCAGTTGGAGACACTTAAGTTCCTAATCTTCAAAGGCGCTTCTGCtccttaattaaaaaaaaccttatCCAATGTTTTATCCTTCTATGAAAATATGTCTGTGAAAGAGCAAGCTTGAAGAGCCTATCctgatttttcttcttctctttttgctCTTTATAGCTTTGTTTGAATCTAGGTCTGTATATAGACTCAAGATGGGACACTGATTTCAATGAAGACGTGCTGACTTTTCTGTGATCAATAAAAGTGTAATGTACAAGATCTTTATATATCTCTTTTACTGAATTGCGGACAAAATCCCCCACCAGCAGTAGAGTCATTAATAAACTAATCACCATTAGACGATTTTGACGATGATGATAATGACATGATGATGTTCAGAAGTCAACCACCATGCACTTAAGAAACTCGATTGAATGCTCCTTGTAAGAACAAGAACAAATtgctaaaatataatctctCATTTTATGTCCATTTTCTTGATATTTGACAATTTTTGTTGTGCTTGTTTGCAGGATTGTCTTGATCAATTCAAGGATCAGAACGAGTTTTATTAAGTCAAAAAGGATTCTCCTGATTCTTGCGAGACAAGAAACGATAAGAAATGGTGGTTACCGGCGGTTTAAGTCCCACCTAATGGTTTCTCCTACGTATCACGAAGGTTGCTACAGAGCCGAAAGGAATGTGTTAATAAAATTAGATTTGCTTGTTGCATTTTCTTGTAGCAGACCTTGAAAGACAATCTTCATTGATTCATCATAACTGATTCTCATAATTAACTGTCTTACAAAGCAATTAACACAGCACAATATACATAGAGCACTAAAAAGGGTTCACAGAATTGGGTAGAAATTTTTGTGACATTTTGAATGGATTTTAGAAAGCTAATTTAAAGTTTTCCCCGAGGACCGAGCTTAGGCTTCTCTTGAGGACCTCGTTTAATAGGAAGAACATCGCCCGTCGAGGAAGCACTGACATAAGTAAGCAAAGAGCCACCTCCAAGAATCAAGAACTTGAGAAGCAAACCTCTCTTTGTGAAAGGAGCAGCAAATGTCTCAAAGAACTTGCTCTGCAAGAAATGTTTAACAGTCACAATCATTGCTCAGAATTTGAAGAAGCATAtaagaaaattagggttttctagAAAAACCTGAAGTGGGTTGTAAGGAGAAGGAGCATCAGATCCATACAAATCCCATTGCCCTGTTGTGTTACCCAAATCTTCTAAATCAAAGTATACACTTTTGTCTCCATATTTAGCCACCACGGCACCAGCTCTAGTACAAACCCCCCAAAAGGAACATTCGCATCAATATCAATCCAAGATTCTAAAtgttagggttttagtttaccttgtggatttgggtttgcaGCTTTGGCGAGAAGGCTTAATGAAAAGCTTAGATCCGGCGAGAGAGcttcctccgagtcctttgatGGTGGCAGAGGGTTGAACGGCGGCGATGGTTGCTAAAGACGCCATGTTTCTCAGACGAACAAACAATAAAGACTTCTCTCCTTCAGTCCTTGATGTTGCCAAAGTAAGTGAGTGGAGTGTTTGTAATATGCATAGGTAGAGAATCTACTTCACTCATGGATGAATCTTGTTCTGACACGTGGCGAATGGTTTTCATGTCTGAGATTTCGTATGCCAATTATGAGATGCCACGTGGATTAGGTGAAGATAAGGCTATCCAATTCTTTGAACAAAATGGCGTCAATCACTGCAACTTTTCCTCCACCGTTGCTGCTCACTATAATCTTTGAACAAGTATCCCACCAATTATTTATTCTCCTCGTAGACAtgtcaaattgttttttttttttgacatatcTACAAACACTTTTGAAGATATATATGTCTACAgacaaagaaaataattttattaacaaaaaaaaaagtgtacatTTTcattcaagaaaagaaaaagtgtatattttcaaaTGCCATAAAAGACCTGACCTTTAGAAGGAGCACTATTTCGCAGCGAGATCACTAGCTATCTACTGTAGCTAATTATAGTAATAGATTCAAATATGTTAACACTAAGTATATGCCCTAAGTCTAACGTTTACTAGTCGGTCCTAGATATGGGAAACGTTAGACTTAGGATTTCTATTCAGACAATCATGATTATAGAGATATAGACTaagtatatatgaatattttagaactcaaacaataagAATAGTCGATCAATTTCCATATCGTCGGATCAAGGACCTCACTGTCGCTTGTTGGTcatgagaaagtgtcgatcaatTCCAACAacagagtgtcgatcgatacacctttcaacccgtcgatcgatgcaactagTGAGTTGTCGAACGACGTTCCTTCCAGGGAGCATTATGAATGGGTTTGAACGTATTCACTATGTTAATTAAATCAGCTTCCGCTTGTTTCTAGTAATCCTATCACAACCTAAACTATTTCAGACAAAGAACCAAACTTCCGAATGTGCCATAATATCTATAGGCAAGGTCCTAGTTAGCTACTTTAGAACACATGCAGTAAGAACAATTTAGTTGATTAATATCCTGAcacttagcaattctatattttgggctaatccctcatgaatATATGAACCTTAAATCTAACAAGATAAACTACTCaaacatggctaagcaattcataacaacaagaTAACTAAATTgcataaatataatatagtaaagaaactggagttccaatcacaaatctctgaaggagttcttggatcttctctccaaacctaagactCTAAGTATTTTGTTGTATGAAAAGTAGAAAGTATGAAAGCGTGTCttgcctagaacaatggcagagcacataaatattaggttcaAACTCGTCATGAGTAATCTGGTAATTCTTGTGGGACTTGGGCTTTAAGTCGGTTGGAAACCAATTTGGCTTTCGCGCGcttcgccatcgatcgacaccacaaGGTGTGTGTCAATCGATTGTTGCCTTCGTCCATCGATCGATAGTCATGGTCGATGGTCAACTTTGGGCATTTGTCATTTTCTCTTCAAAATGCACataaatcaccactttcctccaaatcactcataaaccttaaaacatactaaaaagactccaaaacaaatataatgtatttaaaacACATATATACCATGTCTAATAATAGGTAAAATTCATGTTATATCAGCTTCACGCGCCATCGCCGAAAAGGATAAACCCTAGATCTGAAAAGGGAAAATTAGATCTGATATACCCTTCAATCCTAAAAGCCGACCATCCTTTTCTCAGCCTAGCCCTAGACTCGCCGCCACTCCAAACGAAGAGCATTGTATCCGACCACAACACGAGCTCCAGAGGAAACGACCACGTCAAAATAGCATGCATATCGTCTCGGTTTTGAACTGGGGAAAGGAAATCAAAGAACAAATGAGGAAGGGGAAGGAGAATCGCCTCCAGCACAGCCAAACCGGCCGGCCGGAGCTAGGGATTGAAATCGctccaatctctctctctctctctctctctctctctctctctctctctctctctctctctctctctctctctctctctctctctctctctctgctctctctcaacttgttttgtttttgaatccGCTAGCTCCTCGTCTTAAACATAGCTGAAACCAAATTGTAAAGGGTATATATACTATgctcataaattaaaatttttaatagcTTGAACTCTTCAACTGCTGCAACAAGGCGCATAGTGGTAAGGATCAACGGCTACCTTGCCCCTGGATCTCATGAATCAATCTTCCAAGGACATGTTATAAAACAtggaatgaaaataatattgtttAATACAGAAACTAAGTAAAAGATCACAAAACCGTAGGAAAGTTGAGATATTTACGAGTATTACCTGGTTCTACCCGGCTCCAATCCGACCTAATTCGAACCACGacacaaaccaaatcaaaaccctaaatcattcTTAAACCGAAGGAAACCCAGAGGAACAACATCTTGTCTGCCCCTTCTCATTAAAGAATCTCATATGCCCCTCTGAAATCGCATATGCTCCTCTCCTTTTAATGAAATGCGCAATGACAAAACTGGccttctgaaaaaaaaaattagaaaaaacagAAATTCAGGTGGAATTGATTTCAATTGGGTTTAGGAATCGGAATTGCGGTATGGTTAAATCCACATCGGTTTGGTTGGGTAtcgaatattaaaaaaaaaattaaaaggagaAGAAAAGGAAATTCCAATTCCAAAACCCGCAGCTCCTCCTCCATCAATCCATCCCGCAGCTCAGCGTGGAATGATCTCTCCTGAAGCTTCTCGTCGGTGTAGAACAATCGTTTCCCGATGTCTAGCATTCCGTCGGGGCCGGTGGAGTAATTGGTAAGTTTTGATCTCTGGTTGGAATCAAGCTCTTTCTCCAGTATGTTGTAGTGGATTATAAATGAATTTGAATTAGGACTAATGTTCAACTTCATTGATTCATTTCTGGGTCAATTGGTATAAAATGTATCCACAGCTGAAACCTAATTCAATTTGTTAGACAATTATAGTAAAATTGTATTACTCGGAACAACTGGTAAAGCTTTGGATATCTGAGAATAATGGGAACAACTGGTAGAACGTTGGATAACTATAGTCCATTTGTTGAGTGTGTTCCAATTTTTTGGCAGGATACAATGAGCAATCACGTCAGCATTCATTTTCAATTCAAATAACGCATGTTTAGTATTACTGTGAAGAATTCAATGGAGGATATGACTTTATCAATAATAGAAGAGAGAATGTATAAGAAGCTTCGGTTGGATGAACGTACGGAAAAACTGAAACTGAGCTACATTTTTTTGGTGGTAGGATGTGAGCGACCATTAAatattgatgatgatgaggatcttTTTGTTTACCTAATGTCGACAAATAAAGAGAACCGAAGATGTCTTTTGGTTGTGGAGAGTAGTGTAAGATTAGAACTGGTTGATAAATTGTCAATAGTTGGTAAAAGTTCTGTTGGTATGAACTACAAACCTTTGGAGCCATTGGAGAATTAAATTGGACCTAATGCCATAACTTTGTACGTAGAAGAGAAAGAGGGAAATAACGAGGGGAAGAATGATGATGATAAAAGAGGAGATGATTATATGGAGACGGGTAGTGGTATGGCGACTGATACCAGTATGGAAACTGATACTGGTATGGAGACTGATACTAGTTTGGAGACTGATTCTTGTATGGAGACGGGTATCAGTTTCCGCTACGTTCATCCAACCCACGCTTCTTATACATCCTCTCTTCTATCATTGATAAAGTCATATCCTCCACTAGAGTCTTCACAGTAATACTAAACATGCGTTCTTTTAATTGAAAATGAATGCTGACATAATTGCTCATTGTATCCTGCCAAAAAATGGAACACACTCAACAAATAGACTATAGTTATTCAACGTTCTACCAATTGTTCCCAGTATTCTCAGATATCCAAAGCTTTACCAGTTGTTCCGAGTAATACAGTTTTACTACAATTGTCTACAGCAAATTGAATTAGGTTTCTGCTGCGGATCGATCTACCTCTCATTCTACTGCCAATACAACCCTATTCACCCACTGAAATGCATTTTATACCAATTGACCTAGAAACAAATTAATGACATTGAACATTACTCCTAATTCGAATCCATTTATAATCCACTACAACGTACTGGAGAAAGAGCTCGATTCCAACCAGAGATCAAAACTTACCAATTACTCCTCCGTCCTCGACGGAATGCTAGACGTTGAGAAACGATTGTTCTACGCCAATGATAAGCTTCGGGAGAGATCAGTCCACGCTGAGCTGTTGGATGGATTGATGGAGGATGAGCTTCGGGTTTTGGAAtcggaatttctttttcttccccttttaattttttttatattcgaTACCCAACCCAACCGATGTGGATTTAACTATACCGCAATTCCAATTCCTAAACCAAATGAAATCAATTccacctaaattttttttttttcagaaggCCAGTTTCGTCATTGCGCATTTCATTAAAGGGAGATGGGCATAGGCGATTTCAGAGGAGCATAGGAGATTCTTTAATAAGAAGAGGAGGGGCAGACAAAATTATGTTCATAGTGGTAACTGGTAACTGAATAGTagctaaaaatataaacaaaatgttCAAAACCATTTTATtccataagaaaataataaattttttgaaacaagTTAACTTATAACCTGCTAAAATGTTCACATCTTTAAGtgctattttagttttaatgttagttaattataattGTTGACTAAAGAAAATGATCTGGTTAACAACAGAAAAAAACAACCAAGTCGTTTTGGCCATGCCATATTGGTGGATTAGTTGCGTATCCAGATGGAAAGCTTTGTGGGATTAGTTTTTGGGCGTAGAAAGTCTTTGGAATTACCacgtttatcaaaaaataaaattgaaaaactaaaatgattgatcaacaaaaatttaacattttattggtTCATGAAATGTCGGTGCTTTAATTCTACTGAATTTGAAAGttcataatttatttaacatttctcatttttaatttatttatatattctaaattttaatttattcttaATATAGTAAAAAACAAGAAATACTAGGAAGATCTATAATTATCTAAGAAGTCAGTTTTCTACGTGTCTCCTTCACGTTAATTCTTAGAATGATTAATTAGAATGATATCgttaatgaataataaaaattaccattaatttcattattgccattcattttctttttttactaatctttgttactttaattttttattttggtttcatattctttatattacatatataaaagaaaatatttatataatataaaaacggttatacatatatatatttgatttcatATTATATCTTTAAACAAGTTCAAGTGACTAAGATCTAATCTAGCGTAGGTAAATAAAATCGAGCGAAGGTTTTGGTTTTGTGAAATAATTTGCCAGAACCTTTAAGAATgtcttttaaattaattttaaataaaaatggaaaGATATATGGTATTCTATGGTTATAATTGACTCATCAATCACAATCTTCAGTTATGAAATGAACTGGTATGCCAGAACTTGTCTCTTTCATGATGTCCACATATTTTCAATGTGGAAATATCTAGAGGTTTGGCAATAAGTAATCATTGACACCAGACTGTACATATCACAAATTTCGAAGATAAAAACAATATTGCAATCAAAGCTTCATATCTATTGAGTAACAAGAATTGAAGCTATGGTACATCCAGCCCTTCCCAAAGTGACAGCGTATTTGGAAGAGCTGAGCAACGCAAGCCTTGACTATTTTCCTGGTTCAATCCTACAAGGCATCCAAGCCATTCATGTTGGAAAAGGAATCATAGAGTGTAAACTGATCATAGAGGACcgtgttttggtaaattctttcaCTCATCgttgtatttttttatcatctGAAGATTATATTAAACCATGTGAAATGCAATCCTATACATATAAACCGGTAGAACTTTATTTCCAGAGCTAGAAGCCGGCAAAGATCGAAATCTCATTGTATATTACTTGTTTTATTCCTTTTGATAGTCATTTCCTTATTAGTAATGCCATTGTATTACACGAACTTGCTCAGGGGGAAGATGGGACCATTCACACTGGAGCAATTGCAGCGATAATGGAAAATATAGGAGCCACAGCCATATTCTCGGCTGGAGGATCTGATCATGCCTCAGTAGATTTCAACTATTCGCTATATTCGACAGCCAAGAAGCAAGTAATTAgacttttcttaattttattgtgtgtttcttataatttattaacgttaacaaataaattaaaaatttctctaaaagcatttgaaaaatatataaaaccacAATATCGTTCCATTCGTGTTTGGTTAGTTCGAATTTGCTTTCCAacaaattatatgtttaattagaagtattataaaagaaattaagctttaattaatcaattttcttttttcattcatTTGATTTTAGTTACTGTGTATTTGTTAATTTAAAGAATGCaaccaaacaatatttttttcttcagcTTGTAGGGATGAAACTAGATTAGACAACTTTAACATGATGAAATCTAATTTAATGTATTTGTGTCACTGACGTGTTATAATTCATATTCATCTGCCAATATACTTATGTGAGTTGTAGACGACGAAAAGTAAGATTATACGCATTCAACTTAATAAGAACATGAATCCAATAAAATAGAAGTTTATATGTTTATCTCCTTTTCAAATTAGATAAATAA
The sequence above is drawn from the Brassica napus cultivar Da-Ae chromosome A8, Da-Ae, whole genome shotgun sequence genome and encodes:
- the LOC106360470 gene encoding photosystem I reaction center subunit VI, chloroplastic-like gives rise to the protein MASLATIAAVQPSATIKGLGGSSLAGSKLFIKPSRQSCKPKSTRAGAVVAKYGDKSVYFDLEDLGNTTGQWDLYGSDAPSPYNPLQSKFFETFAAPFTKRGLLLKFLILGGGSLLTYVSASSTGDVLPIKRGPQEKPKLGPRGKL
- the LOC106360471 gene encoding uncharacterized protein LOC106360471, with the protein product MVHPALPKVTAYLEELSNASLDYFPGSILQGIQAIHVGKGIIECKLIIEDRVLGEDGTIHTGAIAAIMENIGATAIFSAGGSDHASVDFNYSLYSTAKKQDEVKIEARVIGRKDDLTSAVIEIRRECDEELIATGRLWMVQRRSLNVKHNGVDLPSKL